The sequence below is a genomic window from bacterium.
CCTCGCCGCCGTTGGTGATCCACTGCTTGGTTCCGTTCAATACAAAATAGTCTCCGTCCTTGACCGCGGTGGTCTGGATGCCGCCGGCGTCCGACCCGGCGTTGGCCTCGGTCAGGCCAAAGGCCCCCAGTTTCTTGCCGCTGGCGATGTCCGGAAGGTATTTCTTCTTCTGCTCCTCGGTGCCGAACAGGATGATGGGGAAGGTTCCCAGCCCGGTGGCGGCAAAGGACAGCGATATCCCCCCGCAGAAGCGTGACAGCTCCTCGGTGGCGATCACCATCTCCATCACCCCGCCGCCCAGGCCGCCGTAGGCCGCCGGGATATAGACCCCGCAGATGTCGGCCTCGGCCAGCAGCTTGATTATGTCCCAGGGGAATTCACCGGTCTCGTCGTAATGCTCGCGCACCGGCTTGATCTTCTCCACCCCTATCTTGTGGCAGAGGTCCTTGATCATCATCTGTTCTTCGGTCAGGTAATAATTCATCATAGCGGTTTCTGATTTCCTTTAATTATTGTGCCTTATGTGCTTTTTGTGGCCAAAGGATATTTGGCTTTATTATGTTTCCGTTTTCAGTTTTTCCAGGGTCTGCTGGGCCGCCAGCTGCTCGGCTTCCTTCTTGGTGCCGGCCCGGGCCAGCCCGTAGCGCTTGCGGGAGATCTTCAACTCCACCTCAAAGGTGCGGTGGTGCTCGGGGCCGGCGTCCGATTTCAGGGTGTACCGGACGGGGCGGTCATCCCGCCGGGACTGCATGTATTCCTGGAGCAGGCCCTTGAAATTCTTGTAGGCCTCGTTGTTGGAAAGATGGATGATCTGCCAGAACAGTGTCTTTTGCAGGAATATCCTGACCGCATTAAGGCCGGAATCCAGGTAATAGGCCGCGATCAGCGATTCCATGGCGTCGCAGAGGATGGAGTCCTTGTAGCGCCCGCCGGAAGAAACCTCCTCCCGTGACATCTCCAGCAGTTCCCCCACCCCCAGTTCCTTGGCCAGCTTGGCCAGTATCTTCTTGCTGACCACCAGTGACCGGACCTCGGTCAGCTGGCCCTCGTCGTCCTTGGGCCGGCTGGTGTAAAGGTATTCGCAGACCAAAAGTCCCAGCACCGAATCGCCCAAAAGCTCCAGCCGTTCGTTGGAATCGATGTGGCGTCCGGCGGCCGAACGGTGTTTAAGGGCCTGGAGATAATAGTCCCGGTTCCTTATCTTCCACCCCAGCCTCTGCCGGATCTTATCCAGGGCCTGCTGGCGTTCCGGGGAGAGTTTTTGGTCCCCGGCGCCGAATAGCTTTTTAAACAATTGGATACCCGGATTGATTTTATAAAGTTTGACTTTTCAACGACAAATAAGATCAAAGCAACGCTTGATCCGGCATCTGCATTATGCTGCAATACATTAAGAAACGTATTCTTTAAATGCCAGGCAAACATTATGTCCGCCGAAACCGAATGAATTGGAAAGCGCCGCCCTGACCTTGGCCGTCCGGGCCTTATTGGGCACGTAATCCAGATCGCATTCCGGATCCGGAGTGGTGTAATTTACGGTGGGATGTATGATCCCGTGCTTGATGGTCAGCACCGTGGCGATGGCCTCCGCCCCGCCGGCTGCGCCCAAAAGATGTCCGGTCATGGATTTGGTCGAGGAAACAGCCAGTTTCCTGGCATGTTCGCCGAACACCGTCTTGATGGCCGCGGTCTCATATTTATCGTTCATGTCGGTGGAAGTACCGTGGGCGTTGATGTAATCAACCTCCTCCGGCTTCAGGTCGCCGGTCCTCAGCGCCATTTTCATGGCCCGGGCCGCTCCCTCTCCTCCGGGGGCCGGTGCCGTCATATGATTGGCATCTCCGCTGGCGCCGTAGCCAACCAGTTCGGCGTATATCTTGGCCCCTCGGGCCTTGGCGTGCTCCAGTTCCTCCAGGATCAGTATCCCGGCGCCCTCGCCCATCACAAAGCCGTCGCGGTCCTTGTCAAAGGGTCTTGAGGCGTGTTCCGGATCGTCGTTCCGCAGGGACAGGGCCCTAAGGGCGCAGAAGCCGGCCAGTGCCAGCGGGGTGATCGGGGCTTCGGACCCGCCGCAGATCATGGCGTCGCTGTCGCCGGTCTGGATGCTCTTCATCGCTTCGCCGATGGCATGGCCGCCCGAGGCGCAGGCCGAGACCGTGGCAAAGTTGGGGCCCTTGGCCCCGAAGGCAATGGAGACCTGCCCGGCTGCCATGTCGCTGATCATCATGGGCACGAAGAACGGCGAGATCCGGTCCGGCCCGGACTGGATCAGCTTGGTGTGCTGCTCCTCCCAGGTCTCGGTGCCGCCGATGCCGGAGCCGATGATCACTCCGGTGCGCTCGGCCAG
It includes:
- a CDS encoding acyl-CoA dehydrogenase family protein, producing MNYYLTEEQMMIKDLCHKIGVEKIKPVREHYDETGEFPWDIIKLLAEADICGVYIPAAYGGLGGGVMEMVIATEELSRFCGGISLSFAATGLGTFPIILFGTEEQKKKYLPDIASGKKLGAFGLTEANAGSDAGGIQTTAVKDGDYFVLNGTKQWITNGGE
- the rnc gene encoding ribonuclease III, translating into MFKKLFGAGDQKLSPERQQALDKIRQRLGWKIRNRDYYLQALKHRSAAGRHIDSNERLELLGDSVLGLLVCEYLYTSRPKDDEGQLTEVRSLVVSKKILAKLAKELGVGELLEMSREEVSSGGRYKDSILCDAMESLIAAYYLDSGLNAVRIFLQKTLFWQIIHLSNNEAYKNFKGLLQEYMQSRRDDRPVRYTLKSDAGPEHHRTFEVELKISRKRYGLARAGTKKEAEQLAAQQTLEKLKTET
- the fabF gene encoding beta-ketoacyl-ACP synthase II — encoded protein: MMKRRVVITGMGVISPVGNSLDEFWKSLTEGRNGIGQITRFDVSKYSARIAGEVKNFDPSQFIDRKELRRMDRYTHYAMAAAKMAVEDSGLKIEGELAERTGVIIGSGIGGTETWEEQHTKLIQSGPDRISPFFVPMMISDMAAGQVSIAFGAKGPNFATVSACASGGHAIGEAMKSIQTGDSDAMICGGSEAPITPLALAGFCALRALSLRNDDPEHASRPFDKDRDGFVMGEGAGILILEELEHAKARGAKIYAELVGYGASGDANHMTAPAPGGEGAARAMKMALRTGDLKPEEVDYINAHGTSTDMNDKYETAAIKTVFGEHARKLAVSSTKSMTGHLLGAAGGAEAIATVLTIKHGIIHPTVNYTTPDPECDLDYVPNKARTAKVRAALSNSFGFGGHNVCLAFKEYVS